A window of Solea senegalensis isolate Sse05_10M linkage group LG20, IFAPA_SoseM_1, whole genome shotgun sequence contains these coding sequences:
- the LOC122786211 gene encoding CTP synthase 1 — protein MMKYILVTGGVISGIGKGIIASSVGTILKSCGLHVTAIKIDPYINIDAGTFSPYEHGEVFVLDDGGEVDLDLGNYERFLDIRLTKDNNLTTGKIYQSVINKERRGDYLGKTVQVVPHITDAIQEWVVKQATVPVDDDGLEPQVCVIELGGTVGDIESMPFIEAFRQFQFKVKRENFCNIHVSLVPQPSATGEQKTKPTQNSVRELRGLGLSPDLIMCRCSTALENSVKEKISMFCHVEPQQVICVQDVSSIYRVPLLLEEQGVVTYLSRRLNMPIESRPRKMLTKWKEMSDRSDRLLEQCSIALVGKYTKFSDSYASVIKALEHSALGISHKLEVKYIDSAYLEPSTLQDEPVKYHEAWQKLCSADGILVPGGFGVRGTEGKIHAINWARKQKKPFLGVCLGMQLAVCEFARNELGWEDANSTEFDPESTHPVVIDMPEHNPGQMGGTMRLGKRRTMFKNNTSTLRKLYGDVEYVDERHRHRFEVNPELRSHFEGKGFHFVGQDVEGERMEVIELDDHPYFIGVQYHPEFTSRPIKPSPPYLGLLLAAAGKLQGYLQKGCRLSPRDTYSDRSGSSTPDSEISELKLPSISNE, from the exons ATGATGAAGTACATCCTTGTAACTGGAGGCGTCATCTCAGGCATCGGTAAAGGAATCATCGCAAGCAGCGTGGGCACAATCCTCAAGTCATGTGGCTTACACGTGACCGCTATCAAGATCGACCCTTATATCAACATTGACGCGGGGACATTTTCACCGTACGAGCACG GTGAAGTGTTTGTGCTGGACGATGGGGGTGAGGTCGACTTGGATCTGGGGAACTACGAACGCTTCCTTGACATCCGGCTGACAAAAGACAACAACCTGACCACCGGCAAGATCTATCAGTCTGTTATCAACAAAGAGAGACGAGGAGACTACCTGGGCAAAACAGTGCAAG TGGTGCCACACATCACAGATGCCATCCAGGAGTGGGTGGTGAAACAGGCCACGGTACCAGTGGACGACGACGGTTTGGAGCCACAAGTTTGTGTAATAGAG TTGGGAGGCACAGTGGGAGACATAGAGAGTATGCCTTTCATCGAGGCCTTCAGGCAGTTCCAGTTCAAAGTGAAGAGGGAGAACTTCTGTAACATTCACGTCAGTCTGGTACCACAG CCGAGCGCGACAGGAGAGCAAAAGACCAAACCGACTCAGAACAGCGTCAGAGAGTTGAGAGGACTGGGCTTGTCACCTGATCTG ATCATGTGTCGCTGTTCCACCGCTCTGGAGAACTCCGTCAAAGAAAAGATCTCAATGTTCTGCCACGTAGAACCACAACag GTAATCTGTGTGCAGGACGTGTCATCCATCTACAGAGTGCCGTTACTGCTGGAGGAGCAGGGGGTGGTGACTTATCTGAGCAGGAGGCTGAACATGCCCATAGAGTCCAGGCCAAGGAAGATGCTGACCAAATGGAAGGAGATGTCCGACAG GTCAGACAGGCTGCTGGAGCAGTGCTCCATAGCTCTGGTGGGGAAGTACACCAAGTTCTCAGACTCTTACGCGTCAGTTATCAAAGCACTGGAACACTCTGCCTTGGGCATCAGTCACAAATTGGAGGTTAAG taTATAGACTCGGCGTATTTGGAGCCCAGTACTCTTCAGGATGAACCAGTGAAATACCACGAGGCCTGGCAGAAGCTCTGCAGTGCTGA TGGAATCCTGGTTCCTGGAGGATTTGGCGTCAGAGGAACTGAAGGAAAGATTCACGCCATCAACTGGgcgagaaaacaaaagaaaccttTTCTAG GCGTGTGTCTCGGGATGCAGTTGGCCGTATGTGAATTTGCCAGAAACGAGCTCGGCTGGGAAG ACGCCAACTCAACAGAGTTTGACCCAGAATCAACGCATCCTGTG GTGATCGATATGCCAGAACACAACCCCGGTCAAATGGGCGGCACAATGAGACTCGGCAAGAGGCGAACCATGTTCAAGAACAACACCAGTACACTGC GCAAACTTTATGGAGATGTAGAATATGTGGATGAAAGACACAGGCATCGCTTTGAG GTCAATCCTGAGCTGAGGTCTCACTTTGAAGGCAAGGGCTTCCACTTTGTAGGTCAAGATGTGGAAGGAGAACGAATGGAGGTCATAGAATTAGATg ATCATCCATATTTCATAGGAGTGCAGTATCATCCCGAGTTCACCTCCCGCCCCATTAAACCGTCACCACCGTACCTCGGTTTGCTGCTGGCTGCCGCCGGGAAGCTTCAGGGCTACTTACAGAAGGGTTGTCGTCTGTCTCCACG GGACACGTACAGTGATCGGAGTGGCAGCAGCACCCCAGACTCTGAGATTTCAGAGCTGAAGTTACCCTCCATCTCCAACGAATGA
- the rab42a gene encoding ras-related protein Rab-42a, with protein sequence MDILWQYQFRIILLGDSTVGKSSLLKRFTDGIYSDVADPTVGVDFYARSLDIEPGVKIKLQLWDTAGQERFRSITTSYYRNSVGGLLVFDLTNRKTFEHVREWHKEVSEHILPHHMVYILIGHKSDLNKDRKVTRDEAEQLAAELGIRYVETSAKCNSNVDRAFELLTRDIYELMKMGEIVTRDGWDGVKSGLTAKVLYPADEEEELATASAEKGCHC encoded by the exons ATGGATATTTTGTGGCAATACCAGTTCAGGATCATCCTGCTCGGGGACTCCACGGTGGGGAAGTCGTCGCTGCTGAAGCGCTTCACGGACGGGATCTACAGTGATGTGGCTGATCCCACGGTCGGCGTGGATTTCTACGCCCGCTCCCTCGACATCGAACCCGGGGTGAAGATAAAGCTGCAGCTCTGGGACACGGCAGGCCAGGAGCGTTTCAG GTCCATCACGACCTCGTACTACCGTAACTCTGTTGGCGGGCTGCTCGTCTTTGACCTCACCAACCGCAAAACCTTTGAGCACGTGAGGGAGTGGCACAAGGAGGTGAGCGAGCACATCCTGCCCCACCACATGGTCTACATCCTCATCGGCCACAAGAGCGACCTGAACAAGGACCGCAAGGTGACGCGGGACGAGGCGGAGCAGCTGGCGGCCGAGCTGGGCATCCGCTACGTGGAGACGTCGGCCAAGTGCAACAGCAATGTGGACCGCGCTTTTGAGCTGCTGACCAGAGACATCTACGAGCTGATGAAGATGGGGGAGATTGTCACGCGCGACGGGTGGGACGGCGTGAAGAGTGGCCTCACCGCCAAGGTCCTCTACCCGGCtgacgaagaggaggagctggCGACTGCGTCGGCCGAAAAGGGCTGCCACTGCTGA